Proteins encoded by one window of Vicia villosa cultivar HV-30 ecotype Madison, WI unplaced genomic scaffold, Vvil1.0 ctg.003828F_1_1, whole genome shotgun sequence:
- the LOC131641542 gene encoding transcription factor bHLH133-like isoform X1, translating to MKNKQEEKIIAIEKSINMSEECVGNTIATTSTTPLNWWYLQATNSLSSNWNDGNKLAWNNQMNNPNSSSSCDDQDISVSSNSFTNASNHSSLTVESSRRILESHAPSSNDFMAEHASDNQLWSHVLSGVGSNGELQNNQEIGENFLDGLSSKTMFDEPACDYLKKLDTTNWEYSGSTSFNTSFEKHLNGYSEALIENNERLTKLSNLVSTWSIAPPDPEVSSHFDPQTNNLSNNLNSNSSNIDNHHFESDPNCHLKQLPFGDSIGGVGNKMFSNCHDVQDMNKVKQEYHHQHQHANHEVFGKSFMNPNGYLDGFNSSLNPVGENGKFYQGLPNISPCTKSFSDVISFNSRFGRPLIGIHAQRPSMKYSNLSESRKQGLHTPSHMKTSSGREGTTREVKKKRSEESSEANLKKPKQDTSTTNSSSSKVQAPKVKLGEKITALQQIVSPFGKTDTASVLFEAIGYIKYLEEQVQLLSNPYLKANSHKLMQDPRGMYFDRKDKEDAKIDLRSRGLCLVPTSCTPLVYRENTGPDYWTPAYRGCLYR from the exons ATGAAAAACAaacaagaagagaaaataatagcCATAGAGAAATCCATAAACATGAGTGAAGAATGTGTTGGAAACACTATTGCTACTACCTCTACTACACCATTAAACTGGTGGTATCTTCAAGCAACAAACTCTCTTTCTTCTAATTGGAATGATGGTAATAAACTTGCATGGAACAATCAAATGAATAATCCGAATTCTTCGTCTTCTTGTGATGATCAAGATATATCGGTTTCTTCGAATTCTTTCACTAATGCTTCCAACCATTCGTCTCTCACCGTTGAATCCTCTCGAAGAATACTTGAGTCGCATGCACCTTCCTCTAATGATTTCATGGCTGAACATGCTTCAGATAACCAACTTTGGAGTCATGTTTTATC AGGTGTTGGATCAAATGGAGAGTTACAAAACAACCAAGAAATTGGAGAAAATTTCTTGGATGGACTTTCATCAAAAACCATGTTTGATGAACCAGCATGTGACTATTTGAAGAAACTTGATACAACAAATTGGGAATATAGTGGTTCAACTTCATTCAACACAAGTTTTGAAAAGCACTTAAATGGCTACAGTGAAGCTCTTATTGAGAATAATGAAAGGTTGACAAAACTATCCAATCTTGTTAGCACTTGGTCTATTGCCCCACCTGACCCTGAAGTTAGTAGCCACTTTGATCCACAAACAAACAACTTATCCAATAATTTGAATTCCAATTCCTCCAATATAGATAATCATCACTTTGAATCTGACCCTAATTGTCATCTCAAACAATTACCTTTTGGAGATTCTATTGGAGGAGTAGGTAATAAAATGTTCTCTAATTGCCATGATGTTCAAGACATGAATAAGGTTAAGCAAGaatatcatcatcaacatcaacatgcAAATCATGAAGTATTTGGAAAATCATTTATGAATCCTAATGGATATCTTGATGGATTTAATAGTAGTCTTAATCCTGTGGGAGAAAATGGAAAATTTTATCAAGGGTTGCCAAATATTTCACCATGCACCAAAAGTTTCTCAGATGTTATATCCTTTAATAGTAGGTTTGGAAGGCCACTTATTGGAATCCATGCACAAAGACCTAGCATGAAATACTCAAATTTATCTGAGTCAAGAAAGCAAGGACTTCATACACCATCACAt ATGAAAACTAGTAGCGGAAGAGAGGGGACAACGCGCGAAGTAAAGAAGAAAAGATCTGAAGAATCATCGGAAGCAAACTTGAAGAAGCCAAAACAAGATACATCAACAActaattcatcttcttcaaag GTGCAAGCACCTAAAGTCAAGCTAGGAGAAAAGATCACAGCTCTTCAACAAATTGTGTCTCCTTTTGGAAAG ACAGATACAGCATCTGTGCTGTTTGAAGCAATAGGGTACATAAAGTATCTTGAAGAGCAAGTCCAG TTACTGAGTAACCCTTACTTGAAGGCAAATTCACACAag TTAATGCAGGATCCAAGGGGAATGTACTTCGATAGAAAAGATAAGGAGGATGCGAAAATCGATCTTCGAAGCAGAGGTCTTTGTTTAGTTCCAACTTCATGTACTCCTTTAGTTTATAGAGAGAACACTGGACCAGATTACTGGACACCAGCATATAGAGGATGTCTGTATAGGTAA
- the LOC131641542 gene encoding transcription factor bHLH133-like isoform X2, giving the protein MKNKQEEKIIAIEKSINMSEECVGNTIATTSTTPLNWWYLQATNSLSSNWNDGNKLAWNNQMNNPNSSSSCDDQDISVSSNSFTNASNHSSLTVESSRRILESHAPSSNDFMAEHASDNQLWSHVLSGVGSNGELQNNQEIGENFLDGLSSKTMFDEPACDYLKKLDTTNWEYSGSTSFNTSFEKHLNGYSEALIENNERLTKLSNLVSTWSIAPPDPEVSSHFDPQTNNLSNNLNSNSSNIDNHHFESDPNCHLKQLPFGDSIGGVGNKMFSNCHDVQDMNKVKQEYHHQHQHANHEVFGKSFMNPNGYLDGFNSSLNPVGENGKFYQGLPNISPCTKSFSDVISFNSRFGRPLIGIHAQRPSMKYSNLSESRKQGLHTPSHMKTSSGREGTTREVKKKRSEESSEANLKKPKQDTSTTNSSSSKVQAPKVKLGEKITALQQIVSPFGKTDTASVLFEAIGYIKYLEEQVQLLSNPYLKANSHKDPRGMYFDRKDKEDAKIDLRSRGLCLVPTSCTPLVYRENTGPDYWTPAYRGCLYR; this is encoded by the exons ATGAAAAACAaacaagaagagaaaataatagcCATAGAGAAATCCATAAACATGAGTGAAGAATGTGTTGGAAACACTATTGCTACTACCTCTACTACACCATTAAACTGGTGGTATCTTCAAGCAACAAACTCTCTTTCTTCTAATTGGAATGATGGTAATAAACTTGCATGGAACAATCAAATGAATAATCCGAATTCTTCGTCTTCTTGTGATGATCAAGATATATCGGTTTCTTCGAATTCTTTCACTAATGCTTCCAACCATTCGTCTCTCACCGTTGAATCCTCTCGAAGAATACTTGAGTCGCATGCACCTTCCTCTAATGATTTCATGGCTGAACATGCTTCAGATAACCAACTTTGGAGTCATGTTTTATC AGGTGTTGGATCAAATGGAGAGTTACAAAACAACCAAGAAATTGGAGAAAATTTCTTGGATGGACTTTCATCAAAAACCATGTTTGATGAACCAGCATGTGACTATTTGAAGAAACTTGATACAACAAATTGGGAATATAGTGGTTCAACTTCATTCAACACAAGTTTTGAAAAGCACTTAAATGGCTACAGTGAAGCTCTTATTGAGAATAATGAAAGGTTGACAAAACTATCCAATCTTGTTAGCACTTGGTCTATTGCCCCACCTGACCCTGAAGTTAGTAGCCACTTTGATCCACAAACAAACAACTTATCCAATAATTTGAATTCCAATTCCTCCAATATAGATAATCATCACTTTGAATCTGACCCTAATTGTCATCTCAAACAATTACCTTTTGGAGATTCTATTGGAGGAGTAGGTAATAAAATGTTCTCTAATTGCCATGATGTTCAAGACATGAATAAGGTTAAGCAAGaatatcatcatcaacatcaacatgcAAATCATGAAGTATTTGGAAAATCATTTATGAATCCTAATGGATATCTTGATGGATTTAATAGTAGTCTTAATCCTGTGGGAGAAAATGGAAAATTTTATCAAGGGTTGCCAAATATTTCACCATGCACCAAAAGTTTCTCAGATGTTATATCCTTTAATAGTAGGTTTGGAAGGCCACTTATTGGAATCCATGCACAAAGACCTAGCATGAAATACTCAAATTTATCTGAGTCAAGAAAGCAAGGACTTCATACACCATCACAt ATGAAAACTAGTAGCGGAAGAGAGGGGACAACGCGCGAAGTAAAGAAGAAAAGATCTGAAGAATCATCGGAAGCAAACTTGAAGAAGCCAAAACAAGATACATCAACAActaattcatcttcttcaaag GTGCAAGCACCTAAAGTCAAGCTAGGAGAAAAGATCACAGCTCTTCAACAAATTGTGTCTCCTTTTGGAAAG ACAGATACAGCATCTGTGCTGTTTGAAGCAATAGGGTACATAAAGTATCTTGAAGAGCAAGTCCAG TTACTGAGTAACCCTTACTTGAAGGCAAATTCACACAag GATCCAAGGGGAATGTACTTCGATAGAAAAGATAAGGAGGATGCGAAAATCGATCTTCGAAGCAGAGGTCTTTGTTTAGTTCCAACTTCATGTACTCCTTTAGTTTATAGAGAGAACACTGGACCAGATTACTGGACACCAGCATATAGAGGATGTCTGTATAGGTAA